One stretch of Hevea brasiliensis isolate MT/VB/25A 57/8 chromosome 12, ASM3005281v1, whole genome shotgun sequence DNA includes these proteins:
- the LOC110669245 gene encoding sulfate transporter 1.3 — protein sequence MNMEQPVSSTVYSTDKEHETKDMDIRSLSSSHPQTPNSPHTHKVGIPPKQNLLKEIKATVKETFFADDPLRPFKDQPRSKKFILGIQTIFPILEWGRSYNFTKFQGDIIAGLTIASLCIPQDIGYAKLANLDPQYGLYTSFVPPLIYAFMGSSRDIAIGPVAVVSLLMGTLLENEVDSKKDAETYRRLAFTATFFAGITQATLGFFRLGFLIDFLSHAAVVGFMGGAAITIALQQLKGLLGIKDFTKKTDIVSVLHSVFVSAHHGWNWQTIVIGVSFLAFLLFAKYIGKKNKKLFWVPAIAPLISVIMSTFFVFITRADKQGVQIVKHIEKGINPSSVKEIYFSGHYLPKGFKIGVVAGMIALTEAIAIGRTFAAMKDYQLDGNKEMVALGTMNIVGSMTSCYAATGSFSRSAVNYMAGCQTAFSNIVMSCVVFLTLQFITPLFKYTPNAILAAIIISAVVGLIDFEAAILIWKIDKFDFIACMGAFFGVVFSTVEKGLLIAVSISFAKILLQVTRPRTAILGKLPGTTVYRNIQQYPGATMVQGVLIVRVDSAIYFSNSNYVRERILRWLTDEEEKLKASYQPKIQFLIVEMSPVTDIDTSGIHALEELYKSLQKKDVQLILANPGPVVIDKLYASNFANTIGEDKIFLTVADAVASCSPKLATEV from the exons ATGAATATGGAG CAGCCAGTGTCTTCAACAGTATATTCAACAGACAAAGAGCACGAAACAAAAGATATGGACATTAGAAGCCTGTCATCCTCTCATCCTCAGACTCCTAACTCACCACATACACACAAGGTTGGAATTCCCCCTAAGCAAAACCTCTTGAAAGAAATCAAAGCTACTGTGAAGGAGACATTCTTTGCGGATGATCCTCTGCGTCCTTTCAAGGACCAACCAAGATCAAAAAAGTTCATCCTAGGCATCCAAACCATCTTCCCTATTCTTGAGTGGGGTAGGAGTTACAATTTCACCAAATTTCAAGGGGACATCATTGCTGGACTGACCATTGCTAGTCTCTGCATTCCTCAG GATATTGGGTATGCAAAACTTGCAAATTTGGACCCTCAGTATGGATTGT ATACCAGCTTTGTTCCACCATTGATATATGCTTTCATGGGTAGTTCTAGAGATATAGCAATAGGACCAGTAGCTGTGGTTTCTCTCTTGATGGGGACTCTGCTTGAGAATGAAGTTGATTCCAAAAAGGATGCAGAAACATATCGGAGGCTAGCATTCACAGCTACCTTTTTTGCAGGAATCACCCAAGCAACCCTTGGATTTTTCAG GTTGGGCTTCTTGATTGACTTCTTATCACATGCTGCTGTTGTTGGTTTCATGGGTGGAGCTGCCATCACAATTGCACTCCAGCAGCTTAAGGGTCTTCTTGGAATAAAAGATTTCACAAAGAAAACTGATATAGTTTCCGTATTGCACTCAGTGTTTGTCTCAGCCCATCACGGA TGGAACTGGCAGACTATAGTTATTGGTGTGAGCTTTTTAGCTTTCCTCCTATTTGCCAAGTACATT GGAAAAAAGAACAAGAAACTCTTCTGGGTGCCTGCAATTGCGCCACTGATATCTGTTATTATGTCAACTTTTTTTGTGTTTATAACCCGTGCAGATAAGCAAGGGGTTCAAATT GTGAAACACATAGAGAAAGGAATAAATCCCTCCTCTGTGAAGGAAATATATTTCAGTGGTCACTACCTTCCAAAAGGTTTTAAGATTGGAGTTGTGGCTGGAATGATAGCATTAACG GAAGCCATAGCAATTGGAAGAACATTTGCTGCCATGAAGGACTATCAACTAGATGGAAACAAAGAAATGGTGGCACTAGGAACCATGAATATTGTTGGTTCGATGACTTCTTGCTATgcggcaacag GTTCATTTTCTCGTTCAGCTGTAAATTACATGGCTGGCTGTCAAACTGCTTTCTCCAACATTGTTATGTCTTGTGTTGTATTTCTCACCTTGCAATTTATCACACCGCTTTTCAAGTATACCCCAAACGCTATTCTTGCTGCCATTATTATATCTGCTGTCGTTGGCCTAATTGATTTTGAGGCAGCAATTTTGATATGGAAGATAGATAAATTTGATTTCATTGCTTGCATGGGAGCCTTCTTTGGTGTAGTTTTTTCAACCGTGGAGAAAGGCCTCTTGATTGCG GTCTCAATATCCTTTGCCAAAATTCTCCTACAAGTTACCAGGCCCCGGACTGCAATTCTTGGGAAGCTACCTGGGACAACTGTGTACAGAAACATTCAACAGTATCCAGGAGCAACCATGGTTCAGGGTGTTTTGATTGTGAGAGTTGATTCGGCAATTTACTTTTCAAATTCCAATTATGTTAGAGAGAG GATACTGAGATGGTTGACAGATGAGGAAGAAAAGTTGAAAGCATCATACCAACCGAAAATCCAGTTTTTGATAGTGGAGATGTCTC CTGTTACTGACATTGACACCAGTGGCATCCATGCCTTGGAAGAGTTATACAAGAGCCTCCAGAAGAAGGATGTTCAG CTTATTCTGGCAAATCCTGGTCCTGTGGTGATTGACAAGCTCTATGCGTCCAATTTTGCAAATACAATTGGCGAGGACAAAATCTTCCTTACAGTTGCAGATGCTGTGGCttcatgttctccaaaattggcaACAGAAGTTTGA
- the LOC110669214 gene encoding heavy metal-associated isoprenylated plant protein 24 codes for MGVAGALEYLSDMLSSVKKRKKKKQIQTVALKVRMDCEGCERKVKSVLSGVKGVKSVDVDLKQQKVTVTGYVEPKKVLKAAQSTKKKVEPWPYVPYSLVANPYVSQAYDKKAPPNHVRAVPVTATITETTVDDHYTNMFSDENPNACSIM; via the exons ATGGGAGTTGCAGGCGCTTTGGAGTACTTGTCTGACATGCTAAGCAGTGTGAAAAAGCGCAAGAAAAAGAAGCAGATACAAACTGTAGCACTCAAAGTGAGGATGGACTGTGAGGGCTGTGAACGTAAGGTCAAGAGCGTCCTCTCCGGAGttaaag GAGTTAAATCTGTGGATGTAGACTTGAAGCAGCAGAAGGTGACCGTGACTGGATATGTAGAGCCAAAGAAAGTGTTGAAGGCAGCTCAATCTACCAAAAAGAAGGTAGAGCCGTGGCCTTATGTCCCCTACAGTTTAGTGGCAAATCCATACGTTTCTCAGGCCTATGACAAGAAGGCTCCTCCTAATCATGTCAGAGCCGTTCCGGTCACCGCAACCATCACTGAGACCACCGTGGACGATCACTACACTAATATGTTCAGTGATGAGAACCCAAATGCTTGCTCCATCATGTAG
- the LOC110669295 gene encoding low affinity sulfate transporter 3 isoform X1, with the protein MDSRPTETLTVEELQQLDDDHDTRRHERAQWVLNSPDPPGVFHDLIGSVREVVLPHGHTTAKQTTSGRAISFLQGLFPIFSWGRNYRVSKFKNDLMAGLTLASLSIPQSIGYANLAKLDPQYGLYTSVIPPLIYALMGSSREIAIGPVAVVSMLLSSMIQKIEDPATDPAAYRNIVFTVTFFAGIFQAVFGLFRLGFLVDFLSHAAIVGFMGGAAIVIGLQQLKGLLGISHFTTKTDVVSVLESVFTSIDLPWCPLNFVLGCSFLIFLLIARFIGRRNKKLFWFPAIAPLISVILSTLIVFLTKADKHGVKIVKHIKGGLNPSSVHELQFKGPHVGQAAKFGLISAIVALTEAIAVGRSFASIKGYHLDGNKEMVAMGFMNIAGSMTSCYVATGSFSRTAVNFSAGCESVISNIVMAITVFLSLELFTRLLYYTPIAILASIILSALPGLINIHEAYYIWKVDKLDFLACIGAFFGVLFASVEIGLLVAVTISFAKILLNAIRPGIEELGRLPRTDTYCDINQYPMAIKTPGILIVRVNSAPLCFANANFIRERITRWVIEEEDKSKESTKGRIQVVILDLSNVTNVDTAGILALEELHKKLLSHETELAIANPRWQVIHKLKLAKFADRIGRGSIFITVGEAVAASISTKLTSLNNC; encoded by the exons ATGGATTCACGGCCAACGGAGACCCTCACAGTAGAGGAACTCCAGCAGCTCGACGACGACCATGATACCAGACGGCATGAGAGGGCACAGTGGGTGCTGAATTCTCCTGATCCACCAGGTGTATTCCACGATCTCATTGGTTCTGTAAGGGAAGTTGTCTTACCCCATGGACACACAACTGCGAAGCAAACGACAAGCGGACGTGCAATATCATTCTTGCAAGGCCTATTTCCTATCTTTAGCTGGGGTAGGAATTACAGAGTTTCTAAGTTTAAAAACGATCTAATGGCAGGTTTAACACTTGCAAGCCTAAGCATTCCTCAG AGTATTGGATATGCTAATTTAGCAAAACTTGATCCTCAATATGGCCTAT ACACCAGTGTTATTCCCCCTCTGATTTATGCTCTAATGGGGAGTTCAAGAGAAATTGCCATTGGACCTGTAGCTGTGGTATCTATGTTGCTCTCCTCCATGATTCAGAAAATAGAAGATCCTGCAACTGACCCTGCTGCATATAGAAATATTGTTTTTACTGTTACCTTCTTTGCTGGAATCTTCCAAGCTGTATTTGGATTGTTTAG GTTGGGATTTCTTGTGGACTTTCTTTCACATGCTGCCATTGTTGGATTTATGGGGGGTGCAGCCATAGTTATTGGTCTTCAGCAACTAAAAGGTCTACTTGGGATCAGTCATTTCACCACTAAAACTGATGTAGTCTCTGTCCTGGAGTCTGTTTTCACATCAATAGACCTTCCG TGGTGCCCTCTCAATTTCGTCCTGGGATGTTCATTCCTTATCTTCCTTCTAATTGCCAGGTTTATT GGCAGGAGAAACAAGAAGCTCTTCTGGTTTCCAGCCATTGCTCCTCTTATATCTGTAATATTATCCACTTTGATAGTGTTCTTGACAAAAGCTGATAAGCATGGAGTCAAGATTGTAAAACACATCAAAGGAGGCTTGAATCCAAGTTCAGTCCATGAATTACAATTCAAAGGACCACATGTTGGACAAGCAGCCAAATTTGGCCTCATTTCTGCCATTGTTGCTCTTACC GAAGCCATTGCCGTTGGCCGGTCTTTCGCTTCCATAAAAGGCTATCACCTGGATGGGAACAAAGAGATGGTAGCTATGGGATTCATGAACATTGCAGGATCTATGACTTCCTGCTATGTAGCAACTG GTTCATTTTCAAGGACTGCTGTGAATTTCAGTGCAGGATGCGAAAGTGTAATATCCAATATAGTAATGGCTATTACAGTATTTTTGTCACTGGAACTGTTCACTAGGCTCTTGTACTACACTCCCATTGCCATCCTTGCTTCAATCATTCTATCAGCTCTTCCTGGACTCATTAACATCCATGAAGCTTACTACATCTGGAAGGTCGATAAGCTAGATTTCCTCGCCTGCATTGGTGCTTTCTTTGGTGTCTTGTTTGCTTCAGTGGAAATCGGTCTTCTTGTTGCG GTAACTATCTCTTTTGCCAAGATATTGCTAAACGCCATTCGACCGGGAATAGAAGAACTTGGAAGGCTTCCAAGAACAGACACCTATTGTGACATCAATCAATATCCCATGGCCATCAAAACTCCAGGCATTTTAATAGTCCGTGTCAACTCTGCCCCACTTTGCTTTGCTAATGCCAATTTTATAAGAGAAAG GATAACGAGATGGGTGATAGAGGAAGAGGATAAATCTAAAGAAAGCACAAAGGGAAGGATTCAAGTAGTAATTCTTGATTTGTCCA ATGTGACAAACGTGGACACTGCAGGAATTCTTGCACTAGAAGAGCTGCACAAGAAGTTGCTATCACATGAAACAGAG TTAGCTATAGCCAACCCAAGATGGCAAGTGATTCACAAGCTAAAGTTGGCCAAATTCGCAGATAGAATAGGAAGAGGAAGTATTTTCATCACAGTTGGTGAAGCCGTAGCTGCAAGCATTAGTACTAAATTAACTAGTCTCAACAACTGTTGA
- the LOC110669295 gene encoding low affinity sulfate transporter 3 isoform X2: MDSRPTETLTVEELQQLDDDHDTRRHERAQWVLNSPDPPGVFHDLIGSVREVVLPHGHTTAKQTTSGRAISFLQGLFPIFSWGRNYRVSKFKNDLMAGLTLASLSIPQSIGYANLAKLDPQYGLYTSVIPPLIYALMGSSREIAIGPVAVVSMLLSSMIQKIEDPATDPAAYRNIVFTVTFFAGIFQAVFGLFRLGFLVDFLSHAAIVGFMGGAAIVIGLQQLKGLLGISHFTTKTDVVSVLESVFTSIDLPWCPLNFVLGCSFLIFLLIARFIGRRNKKLFWFPAIAPLISVILSTLIVFLTKADKHGVKIVKHIKGGLNPSSVHELQFKGPHVGQAAKFGLISAIVALTEAIAVGRSFASIKGYHLDGNKEMVAMGFMNIAGSMTSCYVATGSFSRTAVNFSAGCESVISNIVMAITVFLSLELFTRLLYYTPIAILASIILSALPGLINIHEAYYIWKVDKLDFLACIGAFFGVLFASVEIGLLVAILLNAIRPGIEELGRLPRTDTYCDINQYPMAIKTPGILIVRVNSAPLCFANANFIRERITRWVIEEEDKSKESTKGRIQVVILDLSNVTNVDTAGILALEELHKKLLSHETELAIANPRWQVIHKLKLAKFADRIGRGSIFITVGEAVAASISTKLTSLNNC; encoded by the exons ATGGATTCACGGCCAACGGAGACCCTCACAGTAGAGGAACTCCAGCAGCTCGACGACGACCATGATACCAGACGGCATGAGAGGGCACAGTGGGTGCTGAATTCTCCTGATCCACCAGGTGTATTCCACGATCTCATTGGTTCTGTAAGGGAAGTTGTCTTACCCCATGGACACACAACTGCGAAGCAAACGACAAGCGGACGTGCAATATCATTCTTGCAAGGCCTATTTCCTATCTTTAGCTGGGGTAGGAATTACAGAGTTTCTAAGTTTAAAAACGATCTAATGGCAGGTTTAACACTTGCAAGCCTAAGCATTCCTCAG AGTATTGGATATGCTAATTTAGCAAAACTTGATCCTCAATATGGCCTAT ACACCAGTGTTATTCCCCCTCTGATTTATGCTCTAATGGGGAGTTCAAGAGAAATTGCCATTGGACCTGTAGCTGTGGTATCTATGTTGCTCTCCTCCATGATTCAGAAAATAGAAGATCCTGCAACTGACCCTGCTGCATATAGAAATATTGTTTTTACTGTTACCTTCTTTGCTGGAATCTTCCAAGCTGTATTTGGATTGTTTAG GTTGGGATTTCTTGTGGACTTTCTTTCACATGCTGCCATTGTTGGATTTATGGGGGGTGCAGCCATAGTTATTGGTCTTCAGCAACTAAAAGGTCTACTTGGGATCAGTCATTTCACCACTAAAACTGATGTAGTCTCTGTCCTGGAGTCTGTTTTCACATCAATAGACCTTCCG TGGTGCCCTCTCAATTTCGTCCTGGGATGTTCATTCCTTATCTTCCTTCTAATTGCCAGGTTTATT GGCAGGAGAAACAAGAAGCTCTTCTGGTTTCCAGCCATTGCTCCTCTTATATCTGTAATATTATCCACTTTGATAGTGTTCTTGACAAAAGCTGATAAGCATGGAGTCAAGATTGTAAAACACATCAAAGGAGGCTTGAATCCAAGTTCAGTCCATGAATTACAATTCAAAGGACCACATGTTGGACAAGCAGCCAAATTTGGCCTCATTTCTGCCATTGTTGCTCTTACC GAAGCCATTGCCGTTGGCCGGTCTTTCGCTTCCATAAAAGGCTATCACCTGGATGGGAACAAAGAGATGGTAGCTATGGGATTCATGAACATTGCAGGATCTATGACTTCCTGCTATGTAGCAACTG GTTCATTTTCAAGGACTGCTGTGAATTTCAGTGCAGGATGCGAAAGTGTAATATCCAATATAGTAATGGCTATTACAGTATTTTTGTCACTGGAACTGTTCACTAGGCTCTTGTACTACACTCCCATTGCCATCCTTGCTTCAATCATTCTATCAGCTCTTCCTGGACTCATTAACATCCATGAAGCTTACTACATCTGGAAGGTCGATAAGCTAGATTTCCTCGCCTGCATTGGTGCTTTCTTTGGTGTCTTGTTTGCTTCAGTGGAAATCGGTCTTCTTGTTGCG ATATTGCTAAACGCCATTCGACCGGGAATAGAAGAACTTGGAAGGCTTCCAAGAACAGACACCTATTGTGACATCAATCAATATCCCATGGCCATCAAAACTCCAGGCATTTTAATAGTCCGTGTCAACTCTGCCCCACTTTGCTTTGCTAATGCCAATTTTATAAGAGAAAG GATAACGAGATGGGTGATAGAGGAAGAGGATAAATCTAAAGAAAGCACAAAGGGAAGGATTCAAGTAGTAATTCTTGATTTGTCCA ATGTGACAAACGTGGACACTGCAGGAATTCTTGCACTAGAAGAGCTGCACAAGAAGTTGCTATCACATGAAACAGAG TTAGCTATAGCCAACCCAAGATGGCAAGTGATTCACAAGCTAAAGTTGGCCAAATTCGCAGATAGAATAGGAAGAGGAAGTATTTTCATCACAGTTGGTGAAGCCGTAGCTGCAAGCATTAGTACTAAATTAACTAGTCTCAACAACTGTTGA